The following coding sequences lie in one Dysgonomonas mossii genomic window:
- a CDS encoding TonB-dependent receptor, which yields MADVYNADGTLYLKTGQEIQGLNENKRYNNESDFLKNNGWDISGKYEKKFSKFMKLTNYLSYKYDDINYLGTEELSYLYSMNPVYKHYIDKGTYKMYINLDSVQLTYPLRFSHIAKTLGNQLELSGDFYTGNIKHNFIGGYSFSQMFRNSYTGYNNAPENDKFNSEYDIYGPGIYSVIAVNNPQSMGYMKSKFSKAIITKDYTHGIYFQDLIEFHEKFKLLMAARYDMYKYMRTGANTYDGIREYHKSEQTPYSIATNSAFTYRTGMVFLPISELSIYTSAASYFRPSRTFPAANTIYLNQNGSEIDIESGKGIFDPEKGYQFEAGTRYTYKSILQVSASVFYIRKNDIVRSFGRLGVGSDANGNPVMKSIIGQVGSEESKGFDIEMAITPTHFSSFNLGYSYTDTKTLDIQPNKYVNIDTQNITLVPHNTFYAYGNIVVPKGIFRGLSYNLSVSFMDKVYTNYAKSMSFSSYWLTDMGISYLLKNGIRLSVNVNNVFDKKYSNQAVYGTQRVPGMPRNFMLSLAYSLR from the coding sequence ATGGCCGATGTATATAACGCAGACGGCACTCTTTACTTGAAGACAGGGCAAGAAATCCAGGGGTTAAATGAAAATAAGAGATATAATAATGAATCTGATTTTCTTAAAAACAACGGATGGGATATATCAGGAAAGTATGAGAAAAAATTTAGCAAGTTTATGAAACTAACAAATTATTTATCATACAAGTACGATGACATAAATTATCTGGGAACAGAAGAGCTCAGCTATTTGTATAGTATGAATCCTGTATATAAACATTATATAGATAAGGGGACTTACAAGATGTATATAAATCTTGACTCTGTTCAGCTTACATATCCTTTGCGTTTTTCTCATATAGCTAAAACTTTAGGTAACCAACTAGAGCTCTCCGGCGATTTTTATACAGGGAATATCAAACACAATTTCATAGGAGGTTATTCATTTTCTCAAATGTTTCGCAATTCATATACAGGATATAATAATGCTCCAGAAAACGATAAATTCAATAGCGAATATGATATTTATGGCCCTGGAATATATTCTGTTATAGCTGTAAACAACCCTCAGAGCATGGGGTATATGAAATCAAAGTTTAGTAAAGCAATTATAACCAAAGATTATACACACGGAATCTATTTTCAGGATTTAATAGAGTTTCACGAAAAATTCAAATTATTAATGGCTGCAAGATATGATATGTACAAATATATGCGTACAGGGGCAAATACTTATGATGGCATACGTGAATATCACAAATCAGAGCAAACTCCATATAGTATTGCGACCAATTCTGCATTTACATACCGTACCGGAATGGTATTTCTACCCATATCAGAGCTTTCTATTTACACATCGGCAGCATCGTATTTTCGTCCTTCTCGTACATTCCCTGCTGCAAATACAATTTATCTTAACCAAAATGGTAGTGAAATAGATATTGAAAGCGGAAAAGGGATTTTCGATCCGGAAAAAGGTTATCAGTTTGAAGCAGGTACCCGATATACTTATAAAAGCATTTTACAGGTATCAGCCAGTGTTTTCTACATTCGTAAGAATGATATTGTGAGAAGTTTCGGACGGTTAGGTGTCGGCTCAGATGCAAATGGAAACCCTGTAATGAAGTCAATCATTGGGCAAGTCGGAAGTGAAGAATCCAAGGGATTCGATATTGAAATGGCTATTACGCCAACTCATTTTTCTTCTTTCAATTTGGGATATTCTTATACAGATACAAAAACTCTTGATATACAACCCAACAAGTATGTAAATATCGATACTCAGAATATAACATTGGTTCCTCACAATACATTTTATGCATACGGAAATATTGTTGTTCCGAAAGGAATTTTCAGAGGTTTGTCATACAACCTGAGCGTATCTTTTATGGATAAGGTATATACGAATTATGCTAAAAGTATGTCTTTCTCATCGTACTGGCTGACAGATATGGGTATTTCTTATCTTTTAAAAAACGGTATAAGACTTTCGGTAAATGTAAATAATGTATTTGATAAGAAGTATAGTAATCAGGCTGTCTATGGTACACAACGTGTTCCGGGCATGCCTCGCAATTTTATGCTATCATTGGCATATAGCCTTAGATAA
- a CDS encoding PepSY domain-containing protein, protein MLKRILYSTHRILGTILSILFVVWFLSGFVMIYHTFPRVSNIDRYAHMDILPRNILSPDSLVKCLPEGTTFTKLSLRSYAGKAFFESISKEGTAQISADSAAVSNKIKRTPSFRQIEEYAKKWSNADIVKVDTLRELEQWIPFSYLKKDFPIYKFYFGDQDKHQLYISSQTGDALQFTNKDNRFWSWLGAIPHWVYFTSLRQNTKLWTNVITCLSGIGCLVCIAGIIIGIRSYIIQHRKKKKWGSPYRKIAYKWHHIMGFVFGIFVFTFTFSGMMSLNDVPDWIAKVHNPSIEENMLLPHPVILQDYKLNVQKVVEAYSGEIKSVEWAYFGQKPLYKVIVGKKLLTIDASEDSLKLLNLKEVDIKGYIVQTHSEPMKISLMSKYDNYYVGLTDHLTLPVYKVEIADADKSTYYINPKNGNIRYFNTNSKVHKWTYQALHSYKTGFFAKYPILWNIAMWITLIGGTFVSITGVWLGIKYIIRKVRKLKKSLCIKETEDKSF, encoded by the coding sequence ATGTTGAAAAGAATATTATACTCTACACACAGAATACTGGGGACTATTCTCAGTATTCTGTTCGTTGTTTGGTTCCTGTCGGGATTTGTCATGATTTATCATACATTTCCTCGTGTATCCAATATTGATAGATATGCACATATGGATATCCTACCCCGGAATATTCTATCTCCAGATTCACTTGTAAAATGTTTACCTGAAGGAACAACATTCACCAAACTATCGCTAAGATCGTATGCCGGAAAAGCTTTTTTTGAAAGCATATCGAAAGAAGGCACTGCCCAAATATCTGCGGATAGTGCAGCAGTATCGAATAAGATAAAAAGAACACCATCTTTTCGTCAGATAGAAGAGTATGCTAAAAAATGGTCTAATGCAGATATTGTAAAAGTAGATACTCTTCGCGAACTTGAACAATGGATTCCTTTTAGCTATCTAAAGAAAGATTTTCCTATTTATAAGTTCTATTTTGGAGATCAGGATAAACATCAACTTTATATCTCTTCGCAAACAGGAGACGCATTGCAATTTACGAATAAAGACAATCGTTTCTGGTCATGGCTGGGTGCAATCCCGCATTGGGTATACTTTACTTCATTAAGGCAAAACACAAAACTTTGGACTAATGTTATAACTTGTTTATCCGGCATAGGCTGTTTAGTCTGCATTGCAGGTATTATTATAGGTATACGTTCGTACATCATACAGCATCGTAAAAAAAAGAAATGGGGAAGCCCATATCGAAAAATTGCATATAAATGGCATCATATCATGGGCTTTGTTTTCGGGATATTTGTTTTCACGTTTACATTTAGTGGAATGATGTCTTTGAATGATGTTCCCGATTGGATTGCGAAAGTACACAATCCATCTATTGAGGAAAATATGCTTCTACCCCACCCTGTTATTCTTCAGGACTACAAACTGAATGTTCAAAAAGTTGTAGAGGCTTATTCGGGAGAGATAAAGAGTGTAGAATGGGCGTATTTCGGACAAAAACCATTATACAAGGTTATCGTAGGAAAGAAACTGTTAACAATAGATGCTTCGGAAGATAGTCTTAAACTTTTAAATCTTAAAGAAGTAGATATAAAAGGTTATATAGTTCAGACGCACAGTGAGCCGATGAAAATATCATTAATGAGCAAATATGATAACTATTACGTTGGCTTAACAGACCATCTAACATTACCTGTATACAAAGTGGAGATTGCTGATGCTGATAAAAGTACTTATTATATTAATCCTAAAAATGGGAATATTCGATATTTTAATACCAACAGTAAGGTTCACAAATGGACTTATCAGGCATTGCATAGTTACAAAACCGGATTCTTCGCAAAGTATCCTATCCTATGGAATATCGCAATGTGGATAACATTGATAGGCGGTACATTCGTTTCTATTACGGGGGTATGGCTGGGGATAAAATATATTATAAGAAAAGTAAGGAAGTTGAAGAAATCTCTTTGTATCAAAGAAACAGAAGATAAATCATTTTAA
- the cobJ gene encoding precorrin-3B C(17)-methyltransferase, with amino-acid sequence MFTGKIIVAGIGPGSKEDITPAVLDAIRISDVIVGYKYYFQFIEDIIKPDSLCIDTGMKKEKERAKEAFLYAEQGKTVCVISSGDAGIYGMAPLVYEMKKEKQSSIEIEVLPGISAFQKAAALLGAPIGHDFCIISLSDLMTPWDRIEKRIIAAASADFVTAIYNPKSNGRYWQINRLIELFRKERSLETPIGYIRQAGRDEQQINVTTLGEFDPQEIDMFTIVIIGNSQSYIFGENHIVTPRGYYREEKNEDVGIGQDIMIRSFRTIEGELKSKNISLGKKWALLHAIHTTADFDMENILYTDERAVGKLHSEFVNGNVKTIITDVTMVASGIRRGALERLSIDVKCYLHDERVAELAKLKDITRTQAGIRLAVEEYPNALFVFGNAPTALMELCELIRKDKAKPAGIIAAPVGFVNVCESKHMVKPFIDVPKLIIEGRKGGSNLAATLVNAILTFDDAEQLKPGRDL; translated from the coding sequence ATGTTTACAGGAAAAATAATAGTTGCAGGGATAGGTCCGGGGTCGAAGGAAGATATAACTCCGGCTGTATTGGATGCCATTCGTATATCGGATGTGATTGTAGGTTATAAATACTATTTTCAGTTTATAGAAGATATTATTAAGCCCGACAGCCTCTGTATCGATACAGGTATGAAGAAAGAAAAGGAACGGGCTAAAGAAGCTTTCCTATATGCAGAGCAAGGCAAAACGGTCTGTGTAATCAGTTCGGGAGATGCAGGCATTTACGGAATGGCTCCGCTTGTTTATGAGATGAAGAAAGAGAAACAAAGCTCGATAGAGATTGAAGTCTTGCCGGGTATTAGTGCTTTCCAAAAAGCCGCCGCCTTATTAGGAGCTCCTATAGGACACGATTTCTGCATCATTTCACTATCCGACCTAATGACGCCCTGGGATAGGATAGAAAAAAGAATTATAGCGGCAGCTTCTGCTGACTTTGTTACAGCAATCTATAATCCTAAGAGTAATGGACGCTACTGGCAGATAAACCGCCTGATAGAATTATTCAGAAAGGAGCGTTCGCTCGAAACACCAATTGGCTATATTCGTCAGGCCGGACGTGACGAACAGCAAATTAATGTGACGACTCTGGGTGAGTTTGATCCCCAAGAAATAGATATGTTTACCATTGTCATTATCGGCAATTCTCAGTCTTATATTTTCGGTGAAAATCACATTGTAACACCCCGTGGATATTACAGAGAAGAAAAGAACGAAGATGTAGGCATCGGACAGGATATAATGATACGTAGTTTCCGTACTATTGAAGGTGAATTGAAGAGTAAGAACATCTCATTAGGTAAGAAATGGGCTTTACTTCATGCTATTCATACGACAGCTGATTTTGATATGGAAAATATCCTATATACGGATGAAAGAGCGGTTGGAAAGCTTCATTCTGAATTTGTGAATGGTAACGTAAAGACTATTATTACTGATGTTACGATGGTTGCCTCGGGGATTCGCAGAGGGGCTTTGGAGCGATTAAGTATAGATGTAAAATGTTATCTGCATGACGAACGAGTGGCTGAATTGGCTAAGCTGAAAGATATAACTCGTACACAAGCAGGTATTCGTTTGGCTGTGGAAGAATATCCTAATGCTCTCTTTGTATTCGGAAATGCACCTACTGCGCTGATGGAACTATGCGAACTAATACGAAAAGATAAGGCAAAGCCTGCGGGAATAATAGCTGCTCCAGTTGGCTTCGTCAATGTATGTGAATCAAAGCATATGGTCAAGCCTTTTATTGATGTGCCCAAGCTAATAATTGAAGGGCGTAAAGGAGGAAGTAATCTGGCTGCAACATTAGTAAACGCCATTCTCACTTTTGATGATGCGGAACAATTAAAACCGGGAAGAGACCTATAA